Proteins encoded in a region of the Thermodesulfobacteriota bacterium genome:
- a CDS encoding methylenetetrahydrofolate reductase — translation MKLKDALTKKKFVVTSEIQAPMESDNPEKLIEDLNRIKGRVDGVSVGEVELEGIVGDSIKTCEILKNNRFNAIYQTTTRDKNRIQLQKDLTNAHETGVENLLVFTEDYRITGDSLQETMFFHVDSGKLASVLEHIKKGHSIDGNKLASEIEFVLGSGVESPLGKKVPKQGMQEMETMGDIGTEYFLTTPIFDLDQFKNFIKQVEPFQIPVFAEVMILRTAGMARFINRHFKSGLVPDWVIKKLSEASDLEKASVDLFAKTVNGLKDLCQGVHIITFGGVDKLRLYMDAAKLK, via the coding sequence GTGAAACTTAAAGACGCACTGACAAAAAAGAAATTTGTTGTAACTTCCGAAATCCAGGCACCGATGGAGAGCGATAATCCTGAAAAACTGATTGAGGATCTGAACCGAATTAAAGGGCGCGTGGACGGTGTATCGGTGGGGGAAGTGGAACTGGAAGGGATTGTGGGAGACAGCATTAAAACATGTGAAATTCTGAAAAATAACAGATTTAACGCCATTTACCAGACCACCACCCGCGATAAAAATCGCATTCAGCTTCAAAAGGACCTGACAAATGCCCATGAGACCGGCGTGGAAAATCTCCTTGTTTTTACGGAAGATTATCGCATCACCGGTGACAGCCTTCAGGAAACCATGTTCTTTCATGTGGATTCGGGTAAGCTGGCATCGGTACTCGAGCATATAAAGAAGGGCCACTCCATTGATGGTAATAAGCTGGCTTCAGAAATCGAATTTGTCCTCGGATCGGGTGTGGAATCCCCTTTGGGAAAAAAAGTTCCCAAACAGGGGATGCAGGAGATGGAAACCATGGGAGATATAGGGACCGAATATTTTCTCACCACTCCCATTTTCGACCTCGACCAGTTTAAAAACTTTATCAAGCAGGTGGAACCGTTTCAGATTCCCGTATTTGCGGAAGTGATGATTTTAAGAACCGCCGGAATGGCCAGATTTATCAATCGTCACTTTAAATCAGGGTTGGTACCTGACTGGGTCATTAAAAAACTGTCGGAGGCTTCGGACCTGGAAAAGGCCAGTGTTGATCTTTTTGCCAAAACGGTAAATGGCCTGAAAGATCTCTGTCAGGGGGTTCACATCATTACGTTCGGAGGCGTGGACAAACTGAGGCTTTATATGGATGCTGCCAAGCTTAAATAG